Proteins from a genomic interval of Gossypium hirsutum isolate 1008001.06 chromosome A09, Gossypium_hirsutum_v2.1, whole genome shotgun sequence:
- the LOC121206654 gene encoding photosystem II CP47 reaction center protein-like: MGNIETVLSSSIAAVFFATFVVAGTMWYGSATTPIELFGPTRYQWDQGYFQQEIYRRVSAGLAENQSLSEAWSKIPEKLAFYDYIGNNPAKGGLFRAGSMDNGDGIAVGWLGHPIFRDKDGRELFVRRMPTFFETFPVVLVDGDGIVRADVPFRRVESKYSVEQVGVTVEFYGGELNGVSYSDPATVKKYARRAQLGEIFELDRATLKSDGVFRSSPRGWFTFGHASFALLFFFGHIWHGARTLFRDVFAGIDPDLDAKVEFGAFQKLGDPTTRRQVV, translated from the coding sequence ATGGGAAATATTGAAACCGTCCTTTCCAGTAGTATAGCTGCTGTCTTTTTTGCAACTTTTGTTGTTGCCGGAACTATGTGGTATGGTTCAGCAACTACCCCCATCGAATTATTTGGTCCTACTCGTTATCAATGGGATCAAGGATACTTCCAGCAAGAAATATATCGAAGGGTTAGTGCTGGGTTAGCCGAAAATCAAAGTTTATCAGAAGCTTGGTCTAAAATTCCTGAAAAATTAGCTTTTTATGATTACATTGGCAATAATCCGGCAAAAGGAGGATTATTCAGAGCGGGTTCAATGGACAACGGGGATGGAATAGCCGTTGGGTGGTTAGGGCACCCTATCTTTAGAGATAAAGACGGGCGTGAACTTTTTGTACGTCGTATGCCTACTTTTTTTGAAACATTTCCGGTTGTTTTGGTAGACGGAGACGGAATTGTTAGAGCGGATGTCCCTTTTAGAAGGGTAGAATCAAAGTATAGTGTCGAACAAGTAGGTGTAACTGTTGAGTTCTATGGCGGCGAACTCAATGGAGTGAGTTATAGTGATCCTGCTACTGTGAAAAAATATGCTAGACGTGCTCAATTGGGTGAAATTTTTGAATTAGATCGTGCTACTTTGAAATCCGATGGTGTTTTTCGTAGCAGTCCGAGGGGTTGGTTTACTTTTGGGCATGCTTCGTTTGCCTTGCTTTTCTTCTTCGGACACATTTGGCATGGTGCTAGAACCCTGTTCAGAGATGTTTTTGCCGGTATTGATCCAGATTTGGATGCTAAAGTGGAATTTGGAGCATTCCAAAAACTTGGAGATCCAACTACAAGAAGACAAGTAGTCTGA